In one Brassica oleracea var. oleracea cultivar TO1000 chromosome C9, BOL, whole genome shotgun sequence genomic region, the following are encoded:
- the LOC106314828 gene encoding uncharacterized protein LOC106314828 yields MFGLQRRSKKEKPPQQSFSQTPFKYSLNNFDEFVSVREQPGIWRKTTRDVADPKRRLLQFDVQEFCDNFVEEVVKTLKDVNQTHKKITSTRAPVAESSLFISKKSKGKSETHVEELKDFSDSLPIYDKYDEEPIESLMICEKNCDFPSSESELMIDNEQAIVELTVLQPEHPSSLEKKVQPQKSESIDSSQQLEICRSIVVQTGYLGNASDRGSVQGEYLDLKKIQSNEPILGSFTSPLENWNPEKAPKIELKQLPAGLKYAFLYNNFYPVIVNANLTNGELALLLNKLRKYSKALGYSLKDIPGISPDLCMHRIHLEDDSKSSVEHQRRLNPHLKEVAKKEIIKLLDAGIIYPISDSNWVSPVHVVPKKGGIIVVKNDKNELIPTRTVPGYRICIDYRKLNAATRKDHFPLPFIDQMLERLTNHQYYCFLDGYSGFFQIPIHPDYQEKTTFTCPYGTFAYRRMPFGLSNAPATFQRCMMSIFTDRIEDLMEVFMDDFSVYGSSFKNCLDNLCKVLARCKEKNLVLNWEKCHFMVNDGIVLGHKVSAAGIEVDRAKIEVMTGLPAPTNVKDVRSFLGHAGFYRRFIQDFSKIARPLTSLLCKEVKF; encoded by the exons ATGTTTGGTCTTCAAAGGAGAAGTAAGAAGGAGAAGCCCCCACAACAATCTTTCTCTCAAACTCCATTTAAATATTCTTTGAATAATTTTGATGAGTTTGTTAGTGTGCGAGAACAGCCAGGCATATGGAGAAAAACGACCAGAGATGTGGCTGATCCAAAGAGGCGTTTGCTTCAGTTTGATGTCCAAGAGTTTTGTGATAACTTTGTGGAGGAAGTGGTGAAAACCCTCAAGGACGTCAACCAGACCCATAAGAAGATCACATCCACACGTGCACCTGTAGCTGAGTCATCCTTATTCATCAGCAAGAAATCCAAAGGTAAATCCGAAACCCATGTTGAGGAGTTGAAAGATTTTTCAGATTCTTTACCCATCTATGATAAATATGATGAAGAACCAATTGAAAGCTTGATGATTTGTGAGAAAAACTGTGATTTTCCTTCTTCTGAATCTGAGCTTATGATTGATAATGAACAAGCTATTGTGGAACTAACCGTTTTGCAACCGGAGCATCCGAGTAGTCTT GAAAAAAAGGTTCAGCCTCAGAAAAGTGAAAGCATTGATAGTTCCCAACAGCTTGAGATTTGTAGAAGCATTGTTGTCCAAACCGGCTACCTTGGAAATGCCAGCGACAGAGGTTCGGTCCAAGGGGAATATCTCGACCTTAAGAAG ATCCAGTCGAATGAGCCGATCTTAGGGTCTTTCACATCCCCTCTAGAGAATTGGAATCCCGAAAAAGCACCAAAAATTGAGTTAAAGCAGTTGCCCGCCGGACTAAAGTATGCTTTTCTCTACAATAATTTTTATCCCGTAATCGTTAATGCCAACCTAACCAACGGAGAACTTGCGTTGTTATTAAATAAACTGCGCAAGTATAGTAAAGCCCTCGGATACTCTCTCAAGGATATTCCTGGTATCTCTCCAGATCTGTGCATGCATCGGATTCACTTAGAAGACGATTCAAAATCGTCAGTGGAACATCAAAGAAGGCTAAACCCGCACTTGAAAGAAGTTGCTAAGAAGGAAATTATTAAACTTCTAGATGCTGGAATCATCTACCCAATTTCGGATAGCAACTGGGTGAGCCCCGTGCATGTTGTACCTAAGAAAGGCGGAATTATAGTGGTTAAGAATGATAAAAATGAACTCATTCCCACGCGAACTGTCCCTGGATATCGAATATGTATCGATTATAGGAAGCTAAACGCTGCCACCAGAAAAGATCACTTTCCCTTACCCTTCATTGATCAAATGTTGGAAAGATTGACAAATCACCAATACTACTGTTTTCTTGACGGATACTCTGGATTTTTCCAAATTCCTATACATCCTGACTATCAAGAAAAGACCACCTTTACATGCCCTTACGGAACATTTGCATACCGCAGAATGCCATTCGGTCTTAGTAATGCCCCTGCCACTTTCCAACGATGCATGATGTCAATCTTTACAGATAGGATAGAAGATCTCATGGAAGTCTTTATGGATGATTTTTCCGTATATGGATCCAGTTTCAAAAACTGTCTCGATAACCTATGTAAAGTCTTGGCAAGATGTAAAGAAAAAAACCTCGTTCTGAATTGGGAAAAATGCCACTTTATGGTTAACGATGGAATCGTCCTAGGACATAAAGTGTCCGCTGCTGGCATAGAAGTAGATCGGGCGAAGATTGAGGTAATGACCGGCCTGCCTGCACCCACGAACGTAAAAGACGTGAGAAGTTTTCTTGGGCATGCCGGATTTTACAGGAGGTTCATACAGGATTTTAGCAAAATCGCTAGACCTCTAACCTCCCTCCTCTGTAAAGAAGTTAAATTC